A single window of Synergistaceae bacterium DNA harbors:
- a CDS encoding sensor histidine kinase, which yields MILYLRYALEFAIIIPAAIFSFMPVSEHLKFDSLIVYGLTSIFLACFIVIGAFLKSKAALIAGLLGLFIIYYFCVDMQFNKKLFCFFNSAMLCAICPAYTIILMGPLEIANESGVFLLESGFMNLAIALLMILIFIRTAYKRIPVLLNEERINAIWNYLYLIPLVMTILIYWATPVSPRVVMTGRVRSISMFLFSLIPLMIFILYYIFWWTTAKLTQSANLQQENILLRLENKRYNELKSYIEHAKILRHDFRQHLHVISELADLGKINELREYLSQLNDSSTAKYIIFSSNSAVNAVASHYDSFARKQDTKIFWRLEIPSVLPVKESDFCAVLGNLTENALKAVKNLDSSKRNINIISSMLSDSMLGLSIDNPFEGSIKLNKNGLPVSSGIGLSSVSNIVGRYGGSLNIKTDNNIFSAGLIFYIDI from the coding sequence ATGATTTTATATTTACGTTATGCCCTTGAATTTGCGATAATTATACCAGCTGCAATATTTTCATTTATGCCGGTTAGTGAACACTTAAAATTTGACTCGCTTATAGTTTACGGCCTGACAAGTATATTTCTTGCGTGCTTTATTGTGATTGGCGCATTCTTGAAATCTAAGGCGGCATTAATAGCGGGCTTGCTGGGACTATTTATAATTTATTATTTCTGCGTTGACATGCAATTTAACAAGAAATTATTTTGTTTCTTCAATTCTGCAATGTTGTGTGCTATATGTCCGGCCTATACGATTATATTAATGGGTCCGCTTGAAATTGCGAACGAGTCCGGCGTTTTCTTGTTAGAGTCAGGCTTTATGAATCTTGCTATAGCTCTATTAATGATATTAATATTTATCAGGACGGCCTATAAAAGAATTCCCGTTTTACTCAATGAAGAAAGAATTAACGCTATATGGAATTATTTATATTTGATTCCGCTTGTGATGACGATTTTAATTTACTGGGCTACACCTGTGAGTCCCCGTGTTGTAATGACTGGCCGCGTTAGATCTATATCTATGTTTCTTTTCTCGTTGATTCCGTTGATGATATTTATTTTATATTATATTTTCTGGTGGACTACGGCAAAATTAACACAGAGCGCGAATTTACAGCAGGAAAATATTTTATTGAGACTTGAGAATAAGCGGTATAACGAGCTTAAAAGCTATATAGAACACGCTAAAATTTTAAGGCACGATTTCAGGCAGCATTTACACGTGATTAGCGAACTCGCAGACTTAGGCAAAATTAACGAGTTAAGAGAATATTTATCGCAATTAAATGACTCGTCAACTGCAAAATATATAATATTTTCTTCAAATAGTGCAGTGAATGCCGTAGCTTCTCATTATGACTCATTTGCTAGGAAACAGGACACAAAAATTTTCTGGCGACTTGAGATTCCTTCAGTATTGCCCGTGAAAGAGTCAGATTTTTGCGCAGTACTCGGAAATTTGACAGAAAACGCTTTGAAGGCCGTCAAGAATTTAGACTCAAGCAAACGCAATATAAATATAATTTCGTCAATGCTTTCTGACTCTATGCTTGGACTCTCAATTGATAACCCCTTTGAAGGCTCGATTAAATTAAATAAAAACGGGCTGCCAGTGTCATCAGGGATCGGGCTTTCTTCGGTGTCAAACATAGTCGGGCGTTACGGCGGCTCATTGAACATAAAGACGGACAATAATATTTTTTCAGCGGGATTAATATTTTACATAGATATATAA
- a CDS encoding response regulator transcription factor encodes MDFNIALVEDQENDAYKLSTVIRKFFAKQHRTAKTITHYTNSSDFLRGFEPEKFNIIFMDILMNDINGIETAGKIRLIDSQVLIIFITSSREFVFDSFFSASVPVRPFDYILKPYDFERLSKTLTEAVKILESPEPALNVRVSRSNYNIPYKKISAVLSSNHAVEIIMTDSNCLICSMKFNEVDNILLSDKRFLLCNRGLIINMDCVRSLSKDKEVFIMKDGGRYPLKVRGRAKIIEDFTQYQISRIRGSAGI; translated from the coding sequence ATGGATTTCAATATAGCACTAGTTGAAGATCAGGAAAATGACGCTTATAAATTAAGTACAGTTATTCGTAAATTCTTCGCAAAACAGCACAGAACAGCAAAAACTATTACTCACTACACGAACAGCAGCGACTTTTTACGAGGATTTGAGCCGGAAAAATTTAATATTATCTTCATGGATATATTAATGAATGACATAAACGGGATTGAGACAGCCGGCAAAATCAGATTAATAGATTCTCAAGTCCTGATAATATTTATAACGTCATCGCGTGAATTCGTATTTGATTCGTTTTTCTCTGCCTCCGTGCCTGTCAGACCATTTGATTATATTCTGAAGCCCTATGACTTTGAGCGGCTTAGCAAGACATTAACTGAAGCTGTGAAAATTTTAGAATCTCCTGAGCCTGCTTTGAATGTTAGAGTTTCGCGAAGTAATTATAATATTCCCTATAAAAAAATTTCGGCTGTGCTATCAAGTAATCACGCAGTAGAAATAATAATGACTGACAGCAATTGCCTTATTTGCTCAATGAAATTTAACGAGGTCGATAATATTTTGCTGAGTGATAAAAGATTCTTATTATGTAACAGGGGATTAATTATAAATATGGACTGTGTTAGATCTCTAAGCAAAGATAAAGAAGTATTTATCATGAAAGACGGCGGGCGTTATCCTTTGAAAGTCAGGGGCAGGGCGAAAATTATAGAAGACTTCACGCAGTATCAAATCTCAAGAATTCGAGGGAGTGCGGGAATATGA